GTACTTGCTATTTCGATATATTAAAAAGTAAGAGTAACAAGCTCCAGTTTAGGCTCACTTTTTAATAACTCAATTATTTTCTTTGAATGATCTTCACAAGCCTCAAAAATATCAGCGCTAGGCGGCTTGGCGACGTTTGCCATTATCACCAATTACCCCATCCTCTAAAGATGGGGCTTTGATCTTTATATAGGCATTGGCGTATCCGTTGGTTTTGCATAACCTTTCTTGTATGTGTTATCTATAATTGTTCGTATTTCTTTAAGAGATTTACCTTCTTGCTTCATCTTTACGGATTCAACTGCAATTTGTAAGCACACACCACAACGGGTTCCGTGATCATCCCAAACAACAGAGCCATCAGCGTTCATTTCTTTGATAAAACAATTTAAATTGCTTTTATGTCTCGAACTCTCTCCACAACCACAATAGCAAGGGATCCATTTGATAATATCTGTCGCATTTCCAGCAAGCTGATAAACCAGCCGAATTTCATCCCTCTGTGAGTTTAGAAAGGTAGGTAAAGCGTATGCGGATGCTGTTTTTTCTTGAATGTCATTATGAACATGATCTTGACTTGTTGAATGTTCATCGTGGGACGCTTCTTGTTTAGAGCCGCATGCTGAAAGTGTTAGTAAGAAAGCAGTTATAAGAATAAATAATTTAGATTTCAATACAGCCACCTCGTTGATAATAGTTAGGACTAATATAACATAGACCATCAGATGGAAAAGTCCATTAAGGTAATTGTTCAAAACATTGTATCATTTGGGGTACATTTGATGGAGGCTATTGCGAAAGCAGCCACGCATAAGCTATATTTATACTGTCCGACATTGATAATCATTATCAATTGAAGCTGTCCATATTAGCAGGTAATGCCGAAACTGGAGGAACTTATCGTTCATGAATTTTCAACAACTCCCACAGATCATTCCGTTCTTTACTCACATTACTTCCCGTCATACGCCCCAAACTATTCGTTGTTTGGAAGAATGTCACGCTTTGATCATCGTCCGAAGTGGACATATTACGATCTCCGCCCCGAATCAGGAGGCGGTCGTTTGCTCGCAAGCCTATGCTTGCCATCCGCAATGCGGACCCTTCGACATTCAGGTACCGAGAACGAGAGAAGCTGAGTATGTGGTCATCACGTACCGCGTACTTCCTGAGAACAGCTCTTGGGCGCTGCATGGGCTGCTAAGTACGATCAGTGAAATCAAAATTCATTACATGTTGGACGAACTGATCCGCTCCCATTTTGAAATTCAAGCGAATTCAGAAGAGGAAGAAGCCGCGCAGCAGTTCAGAAAGCGATTGATGCTGGAGCGGATTTTATTTATTTATCTGTATGAATCCCGCAACAGACATGTGGGGAAAACGTCGGATCACTTGATCAAAGAAACGATCTCCTATATCAACGAACATTACATGATGAAGCTTACACTCCCCATGCTGGCAAGGCGTGCCGAGATGAGCGAAGGACACTACACGGTTCTATTCAAACGACATACCGGAATGACATTAACCAATTATTTGCATCATTATCGGATTGAAAAAGCGAAGACGCTGTTTGTGCAAGCTGGACTGTCTGCAAAAGAGATCGCGCAAAAAGTCGATTTGCAGATTATTTTCACTTCAGTAAAACCTTCAAAAAAATAATGGGCTGTACGCCTACAACCTTCCTTCAGTCGAGTCAAATATCTAAAAATTAGACATGCTTCATCTTAACATTGTATATGTTCCGGAAAATGGGAATCGGCTATAATACAACTGAGAATAATTATCATTTTCAGGAGGGACATACACAAATGATTCAAATGATGAAGCGCACACTTTGCATGCTCGTGATCATCGTATTTGCTGCCAGCCTTACCGCTTGCGGTCAAACGTCGAATATCCAATCGAATGCAGAATCACAAGCCACCCAGCCCCCAACGGAAACAAAAACTATGGGCATAATCAGTGTCCAAGATGCAGTTGGAACCGTCGAGCTGCCTAAAAGACCCGAACGAATCGTTGCCATGGAATTTAGCTTCACGGACGCTCTTGTCACATTAGGCATAAAGCCGGTAGGAGTTGCTGACGACAACAACCCGAAGCTATTCATGGACGCGGTAATCAGCCAAATCAAGGATTATACCTCCGTTGGCTCCCGTTACGAACCGAACATTGAATTGATCAGTTCTCTTCAGCCCGATTTAATTATTGTAGATTTGAATAAGCATAAAAATGCGATTCCACAGTTAAATACGATTGCTCCTCTTCTTGTATTGGACGACTATCAAGCCGATTATAATCAGATGCTGAAAAATTATGAGATTATCGCGAAAGCGGTCGGTATGGAAGAGGACGGCAAGAAGCGATTGGCCAAACATCAAAGTAAGATAGAAGCGGCGAAAAAGAAGCTCCAGAATACGAATCTGAGCGCTCTGCCTGCAGTGGTCAATCTGAAAGGCTTTTATGCTCATTCGGATCATTCCTATACCGGATCTTTCTTGGCGATGCTCGGATTTACGGATCCGGTTAAAAATGATGCATCCTACCCGCAGTTAACGCTGGAACAGCTTGCCGAAGCGAACCCGCAGGCGCTGATCCTAATGCCGATCGAGAAAGAAAACATTGAAAAGCAATGGGAAAGCAATCCGTTATGGAAAAAAATCGATGCGGTTGCAAATAACAAAGTGTTTTATGTAGAAAGGCGCGATTGGTCGCTTTCCCGCGGATTGATCGGCTCGGAGAAGATGGCCGAGGATATTGTGGCCCATTTGGGAGAGTAGCGGAACATGCACATAAATAATCGTCTGGAGAAGCAGAGCCGAACATGGCTACTGCTCTTCCTATTTTCTGCAACTTTTGTATTACTGGTCGTCGGCATTCTCTGCAGCTTGAAATGGGGAGCCGCTCCGATCTCCTGGCAGGCTTTGTATGAGGCTTTAACATATAACGGGCAGGAAAAATCGCATTTATATATCCAGACACTTCGTTTGCCGCGGACCATAACGGCATTCATGGTCGGCATTCAATTGGCGCTGGCTAGGCTGCTGACGCAGCTTGTCGACAAAAAATCCGCTCGCTTCTCCGCACGTATTCGGAATTAACGCAGGAGCGTCGTTGGCCGTTGTATTCGGAATAGTAGTGGTATACCATGTATCGTCTACCGCTTCGGTCGTATTCGCCTTTGTTGGGGCAGCGGCCGGCGCCTTATTGATTGGGTCGCTCGCAGGCGGCGGACCTAATCAATACGTCAGACTTGCCTTGGCAGGAATAACCGTTCATTTTTTGCTGTCTTCGTTGACGGAAGGCTTCATTTTATTAAACCAGCATTCATCGGACAGTATCATGTTTTGGCTTGTAGGCTCAGTAAGCCAAGCGGGATGGAAGGAGGTCCGGATGATCCTGCCGTTCTTTGCCGGCGGCTTGTTGCTTCTGGGGTGCATGCTGCCCTCTTTCCGGTTGCTCACCATGGATGATGAATTTGCCGCCGGATTAGGCCAACGGGTAGCTGTAGTTCGGGCCATTGCCATTCTTATTGTCATCGTACTCTCCGGATCGGCGGTTGCCATATGCGGACCGATCGGGTTTATCTGTTTGATCGTACCCCATATTGCTCGTGCGTTGGTTGGAAATAAACTGCCCCTTCTTGTTCCGTTTACAGCGCTGCTTGGAGGTGCGCTGCTTGGAGGTGCGCTGCTCGTTTATGCAGATTTCGTCAGCCGGTTCATCGCTTTTCCCTACGAATCTCCCGTAGGCATTATTACATCTGCAATCGGTGCTCCTTTCTTCATTTATTTGACGCGTAAAAAGGAGGGGCGAAGTCATGAAAAACGGAATCTCATTAGCAGTAGCATTGCTAGTGCTGCTGGTTCTAGCCATTGCATCCATTCGCTTGGGAACAGTTTCCGTATCATTTCGCGATATTTGGGCAAGTTTACTGCATGAACCTAATAAATCCATGTTTATTGTCAATGAGATTCGTCTGCCGAGAATGTTCACAGGAATATTAGCGGGGTTTGGACTAGCCGCAGGTGGCGTCATCTTGCAAAGCCTGGTGCGAAATCCGCTTGCCAGCCCCGACGTCATCGGCATTACCAAAGGTGCTGGATTTACAGCGGCGACAGTTATCTTTCTGTTTCCCAAAGCGCCAAACTATATGCTTCCCGCTGCTGCTTTCGTTGGAGCTTTTGCGGCTTTTATCATACTGCTGCTAGTAAGCCGAAGATTGACTTTAGCTCCTGCATCTCTTGCACTTGTTGGCGTAGCTGTCGGTGCTCTCTTTCAAGCCGGCACGCAATACTTAATTGTTAATCATCCGACCGATATCAACATGGCGTTGCTCTGGATGGCCGGCAGCCTATGGGGCAGGAGATGGGATCACGTGCTTTCGCTTTTGCCATGGATGGCGGTGCTCCTTCCCATCGTTTGGCGGAATTATGCGAAGCTCGATATCTTACAGCTTGGAGACGAAACAGTCACTTCGCTAGGCGTACGCATTGCAAGACAGCGCTTCTGGCTTCTGCTTTTGGCAGTCTCTCTGGCCGGCATATCTGTTTCTGCGGTTGGAGCTATCGGATTTGTCGGTTTGATTGCGCCGCACATCTCCCGCCGCATTGTCGGAAGCAGACACCAATGGCTTATACCACTCGCCGCACTTATTGGGGCCGATCTTATGCTATTCGGCGATTGTCTGGGCCGCATCCTGATCATACCGCGGGAAGTGCTATTAGGTGCAAAAGTCAGGGATCTCCGAAAGCAACACGGTTTGAGTGAAGAACAGCTTGGAGAAAAGACAGGGTTTAAATTTTCATATATAGGAAGTTTAGAGCGCGGCGAAGCCAATATTTCCCTTAAAAATCGTAAGCGTCAAATAGCCCCCACCATGCTGTGATCTGTGATGATGAGGGCTATTTGACGCTTACCGCCCTACTAATAATTCTATGTAAATTTTGCTAGTTTTATTCAATACAACAACGAAAAATAAGCCCATCCAATGTGGAGGGCTTTATCTTTATTGATTGGAGAATTCAAATGGCAATTTACCAAGTTGATTATACAGTAAATAAGCAGAGTAAACTCGGTATGATCGAAATCCCAGAAGTGAAAAACGAAATCGAGCTGCTAAGGGAAATCAAGGATGCGCTGAGTTATCTTGAGAATGTGGCGATGGTGGACATTAGGGTTAAGGGGTATTGGAGATGAAAAAAAACTTAAAAATGCCTAGTGAGTAGCTTTAAAATATACATCACCTTTCTTTATAGCAATCGCTTTCTGTTGATCTTCGCCAACTATTCTATATAATTTACTCCCTACTTCTGCTGAATTTGCTTCTCCATTATTTTTTGGCAAAGGATGCACTCTTTTATTTGTCTCACCTATTTGCTCTCCAATATCTTTGGATGGCACGGTTTCAGCAGATTCAGAATAAATGACATCGCCCCACATGACTTGTGCAGGATAGGAACCTCTGGACTGATCACATGCAGAAAACAATGAAATGAAAATAAACATATAGATAATAATTTTCAACAATTAACACCTCACTCTATTTTTTTGCAGAAAACCATCCTTGGAAGCACCAAAGGATGGTTCAATAATATACTATGTGATATAATTTTGCATCTTTCATTTTAGGTCTATCCTTGAATTTTTCTATCTCTTTTGGTATTTCGTTGGTAAAAGTTGAAGGATCTATCTCATCTCTTACCCCTTTGAAAATCTTCTTATCAGCATTTTTTTCTTTTAGATTATATTTACCTTGGAGCATACCAGTTAGGATATAGTAATCTTCATTAGTATTAGCAACATCACTATCATCTCTTGAGAGGAAGACAAGAACCTCTTCACCTTTTTCAAAACTTGGATATCCTTCTGAAATAACTTTCACACCTTTAGTTTCCCCTGAGTCAATTCTGATCACTACAGAATCACTTTTGGTAGGATTTCCTTTAAAAGTTTTGTTTACTGACACAACTATGTCTGTTTGAAGAATGTTACTAACATCCGCGCCTCTACTACCATCAGGATTACTCCATTTACTAGGTAAAACCTCAGAAACCGTACCAGAAACGATGACATCAGCTTCACCAACTAAAGTCGTCTTATCCTTATACGGAATAGAACCATCTGAATGAATTAGTTCCTTACCCAACAAGGTTGGAATCAACTGGAATGATAATGCTCCCACAACTAGGGATGCAGCAAATATAGATGCAATCATTTTCTTTTTCATTTTTTTTATCATATCCCCTCTCAATTAATATAAGGCTTTAATCCCATTAATATCATCAGTATCAAGTGTTGTACGAGTTCTATCAGCATATGTGGAGTATCCCCACATCGTTTTCTGCGAATCACCAGACCCATATTGATCAGCCAACCCTGCAGCATGACCGAACTCGTGCGTCATGTTATCCCAAACATCGTATGTATTTGGTGTTAGATTATTTGACCATGCAAATGATCCATTAATATCTATATCAGCATGTAGTGTATGGTTATCAATCCAAGGATAAATATATTTATACGTTGTAGTCTGCGCTACATATTTATTTAAGCCCCTGTTTCCCTTAGTTATTAACTCAACTTTCGCAGCTTGAAATTGGCAAATAAACCTTGATGTAGCTAGGCAAACCGGCTATCCAATCGTGGAGTTGACGATGGATCAGTTTTGAGATTCTCTTCCCAACGTTTGTGGCAACTTCGTTCATCAGTTCGACCAGTTGTTGAAGTGCAACGACCCAGTCAATCGTGCCAACTTCGTCACACAACAAATAGAACAGACCGCCAATTGTCCGCTGATCCGTGCTTTGGCGATGCTGCCAAGCCAGTAAGATATAGCGCGCGAATACGATCGTTGTATGGCTAATAAGCAGATCGTAAGAGCGTCCTTGAAACTCCTTCTGCAGGCGCAGCAAGGATTTGGCGCACTTAAAGAAGACTTCTATTTCCCAACGCATTCTGTAAATCCGAATGATGTCTGAAGCAGATAACGTAAGATCGGTAGAGAGGATAGCTAGCCATTCCTTCTTCTTGGATCGATGACGGACGAACACAACCATGACGGGGATCCCTGGAGCTAGCTCCGTCCGAATCTGCCGAAGGATGTGCCGGTTCTTTCCCTCGATGCGAGCCGCAAGTGAATATAGTGAATTCAGGCAAATGCGATGCCCATCTACTAGATATCGCTTTCTATCGTTTTTCACCATGCCAATGACGTGTAATTCGCGATTACGCATCTCTTGAATCAGTGGCGCGTGAGTAAACCAGCTATCCATGAGCACATAGGACGCGGAAAGACCGGCAGCCATAGCGCGATCCAGCATAGCGGCGATGTTATCTGGAGCACTTTGCAGCGCTTCTTTCCGACGCTTGTAACCTGACGAGCGTTTATCGATACCGTCGGCGATCCCATTGATGCTGGAGTTGTTCGAACTGAGAAGCGCGAAGTCAATTGGAACGAAGGAATGTCCATCTGTCCATCCCATGGTTAGCATGCGGAAACCCTTATAGTACGCTCCTGTGGCATGATCTTTAAAGCGTGCGAGCATCTCGACAGCCTTGCTTCGGTTACGTTCAAACATTGAATCATCGAAGATGAATGCCGTTTCGCGCTTGTCAGAGGTAAGGTGCTCCATGCGATGAACGGTCTCATGGCTTAGTAGTGTTAAAAAGCGTCGCCAAGCATATCCACTGTGATTGAGAAAACGATAGACCGCATCTTTCCCAGGATAATTTGTGCCCTGAGGGCTTTCGAGCAGACGAAACCAATTTTTCTGCTGAAACAACAGTACAAATATGATTCGGAACAAGGTCGCACAGGTGAAGCCGAACTTCTTTTTGAAGCCAGCGTCATTCAAGTGTTTAATGACCTTCAGTTCCTGGAAAGCCAACTTAATTTCTGCTGGCAGTTGATCAATGGATAGCTTTTGCTCTATCATATAGAGGACACCTCTTCTGTGTGGTAGTAGTGTGACTTCGACACTCTCACTTTACCAAAGGAAGCGGTGTTTTTCTATTTTCAAGCAGGGTATCTTATCGATCACAAATCCAGTACGCACCTGGACTTACGCTGATTTATTAGGTGCGAAAGTTGAGTTATTAAATTTGTATAGTCATTTACTGGATATGTATTAGTAGAAGTTGTATACCCATTTGGATCAATAATGTCTTTACCAATCTCCCCTTGACTTACTACATTCCATGGCGCTGCGGCATTGGAAAAAGCAGTATATGTAGCTGGGTCGAAACCATTCCACTTTGCAAATGTGAGTGGAGGACTACTAATACCACTGGAGATTGTACCATAAGCCCAAACCGAGCTAACCCCAACAGTTAAGCCAATAACTGTAGTAAGAATTACTGTTACTATTTTTTTTGCTTTCATACACTATTCCTCCCCTAAAAACCATATTTTAATAATTTGCTATGCATTTGTTAAACTCACTCTTGGAAATTATGGTTATTGCTTAAACCAAAAAGCATAGGTTAATAATCTGAAACTTTCTTTGGTAAAACCAAGTATTAAGAGAAATCGACCAAAGTTAATTTACTTTATGTCAAGCCTGACACTATTATATTAATATATTTACCAAAAGTTAGTAAATCCAGCAAAATTACTAAATTACTTATAATACATGTGCATTAATCCCAATTACTAGGGAAATTCTCCCGAACGCTTTGGATAAATTGTCGAAATATAAGTCTATTAACCTATTGTAAACGACAAAACTCACCCATTAATACTCCTCATTTCGGGTTATATCCAAATAACCGTAAAAAATTGCCACATTTCTGCAGCGATCACCCCATGAAACTTCTCTTTTATTGGAAAATTAAATTAATTGTCCTGAAAAAGTAGTTGATAAACATTTTGATTCGCACTTAAAAAACCAGCAACTTTAGCACTTGCCTTGGCTCCTCGCGGCGTGTTGCTAAATAAGAAGTTTTTACGTTTATGTACTTAAGAGCATAAACGTAAGAACTGGCTGTTCGCTAACACACCACGCGGTGCGAAGGCGAGCGCAACGATCTACAGTGTGATTGAAACAGCGAAGGAAAACGGATTAAACCCGTTTCAATATTTGAAGTACCTGTTCGAGCAGCTCCCGCAGCTTGAGAATCCGAAGGATCTGCAGGCGCTAGACGATCTCATGCCATGGTCACCAAAGATTCCGCTGAGTTGCCGCGTATTTAAGAGCTAATTCGAGCATAGCAAAGCCCACATCCTGATGGCTAGGTGTGGGCTATTTTACGCATACATAGTAAACATTGATTGTCTCTTAAATTGCCAAGTCCCAATAATAATTAAATGTATCTAGTAAATAAAAGAACAATTTCTCAGAACAAAAAGTTCGTAGAAATTGTTCTTTTATTATTTCCAAGGCAGAAATGATTCAGATTGATCCATATAATTTCTCAATTTTATAACAATGTATACGAATGTATATCGATGTATACAAGTAAATTATGCGATTTTCTATCCAGCAAATTCTGCTTCAAATCCAGTTATATAAGCAAAACAACATTGACTTGGACTGTTAAATTAGTTAGACTATATTTAGTACCAGGTACTAATACTTGATTCTAATATACCGATCAAGGAGTGAGGTCATTGACCCAGTCAACTTTCTTACACGCAGCCATAACCGCCATCGGCAGCTATGTACCCCATAAACAATTAACGAATGAAGATATGGCAGCTATGGTAGATACCAACGATGAGTGGATCGTGCAGCGCACAGGCATCAAAGCCCGGCGCATCGCAGAGGAGAATGAGTTTACCAGCCATCTTTGCATCAAGGCGGTTCAGGATCTTGTAGACCGTTATGAAAAAGTCCTGGATGACGTTGAACTGATCATCGTAGCTACCCATACGCCTGACCTTCCTTTTCCATCGGTCGCGTGTCTGATTCAGGCTCACTTCGGCATTCCTGCTACGGGAGCTTATGACTTGAATGCGACCTGTGCAGGCTTCACTTACGCGCTGCACACAGCCAGCGGCATGATTGAAGCCGGGCTCCACCGCAAGGTGCTGGTCGTAGGCGCCGACAGCTTGTCCAAAATAACGGACTACACGGACCGTTCCACCTGCATCCTGTTCGGCGACGGCGCAGGAGCCGTGCTTGTGGAGAGAAGCGATGAGCTGCCTTCCTACGTCGCTCATCATCTAGGAACTGACGGTACAGGCGGCAAGCATGTGTACCGCACCGGTCTTGCGTCCGAGCTGAACGGCATCCCGCTGGCCGGTGAAGGGAAGCTCGTGCAGAACGGACGCGAAGTGTATAAATTTGCAGTCAGCACGGTGCCGCAAGGCATCTCCGCCTTACTGGAGAAGAGCGGTCTTCAGAAGGAGGATATCGATTGGTTCATCCCGCACAGCGCGAACCTGAGAATCATTGAGTCGATCTGTGAGAAGAGCGGCATTGCCTTTGACAAGGCGCTCTATAGTCTTGTTCATTACGGCAATACATCGGCGGCTTCGATTCCGTTGGCGCTGGATTTAGGTGTCAAGGAAGGTAAAGTAAAGTCCGGAGATACCTTGCTGCTGTACGGTTTCGGCGGCGGATTGACGCATGCCGGCCTTCTCGTCAAGTGGACGCTATGACACCGAATAGGTGTGATCGAAGCCGTCTTCGAATCCTTTATCAAAGCCTTCGACATACCCTTTATCATAGCCCTTGTCAAAGCCTTGATCATATCCTCCGCGGTGAACGGCAGGACGAATCGGACGCGCAGTGCGCTTCATGATCCTGCGCTTTTTCAAGCCCCCCAGTCTGGTTTTTTTGACTGTGGGGGTTTTTCTTTTTTCCGCACCTTCATCTTCGTCTTCGTTCTCAGTCTCATGGCGGCTCAAGTCTCCTTTACACGTTATTCGCAACAATTACGGCTGGAGCAATGATTGGCAGTCCCTGCTCATAGCTGCCCAGCTCGCTGTAGCTGATCTGCCGCTTGCCGCGTTCTAGAAGCAGCCAATGCGTTAATGCCCAGTGATTCAGCCTGCGCATTTTCCCTTCTTTCATTTGGTAAACGGTATGATCCGGAGTTTCCGCCAGCTCTCCTTCCTGCAAAGGCGCAGCGGATGTCGCGGTGCTGTTCAGCTGCTCCAAGCGGTACAGAACCTCTTGGATCTGGATCGGATCTCCCAAGCTCCAGCTGCGCAGGTCCACCTGCGAAACACGGCTCGAAGCAAGTGCCTCGGATAAGCCTTCGATCGGTCTCTTTATTCCGTTCTCCATCCAATATGGCTGAGGCAGGACGCCTCTCACAACCACACCGGTCGGATAAAAATGATTCATGGTCGCAAGTGCCCCATTCAGCTTTCTTTGAACTTCGGCGAGGAGGCTGTGGGATTCTCCCCATTTTTTCGAGTAAAAATCCAGATTCTTGCCGTACACTTCCTCAAAACGCTCACCAAGCGCCTTGATGCTAACACTGCCGACATGGTGGATAAATGTATCTTTAGCGATGACCAGCTCATAGCCCATAAGCCTTGCGCGGAAGCCGTAATCATCATCCTCACAGTTCCCGATCTCAAAGCCTTCGTCCAAATAGCCGAGTGCTTCAAACATCTCACGGCGCATCAGTACGCAAAATCCGGTCAATCTCCCGGTGACCTGCCATTGGCTCGGGTTGGAGCGATTGATTTGCTCGGCGAAGCGATGCATCTCCTCTGTAGAGGTGTACGTTGTAGGAACAAGCTGCTCACCGCTGATATAGTTCGTCGTTGGACCGACTAGGCCGAATTTCTCATTGCTGTGCAAGCAGGCCAGCATATTGGAGAGCCAATTTTTCGTGACGATGGTATCGTTGTTCAGAAATAACAGCGTCGTACCGCGGGCCATTCGCAGTCCTTGATTGGTGCCCCCGGCAAAGCCGAGGTTCGATTTGAACACTTTAAACCGGATTTTACCGGTCAACGATTTGAGATACGATTCCGTGTCATCTGTGGAGGCATTATCGATAATAATGATTTCAAACGGCTCCGGCGTATACTGGTAGATGCTCTCGATACAGTTCTGCAGATGCTCGCGCTGATCATTCGTGGTGACGATAATGATACTGGTACCCTGAAAAGCCTGGCTGCAGCTCGTGGCCCCCGCCTGCCAGCCATTCCGATAGCCTTGGTCGTGTCCAAGGTCATAGCCTTGATTGTAGCCCCGGTTGTAGGATTCATTATAGCTTCGTTTGGCCTGAGCCGTAGCGGCTCTTCCTTTCGTTAACATCCGCTTCTTTCCTCTGTTCATCGGTACGGCGCCTCTCCTTTCACGATGGAGTCCGCAAGATGGCCGAAATCAATGGCGACCCTGCCCATGCCGCTGGCGATCCATTCGGACAACATGACCGCTGAGATCCCTGCCGAGACCAGGGCGATATCAAAATCATAGTTCATGATCGAAGCTTTGACCCTCGAGATATCCTTCACTCCGTTCACAGGTCCGACCTCTCCAACCACATGAACACCATGGCTGCGCAGCACTTGCGCCAGC
This genomic window from Paenibacillus hexagrammi contains:
- a CDS encoding glycosyltransferase family 2 protein; protein product: MNRGKKRMLTKGRAATAQAKRSYNESYNRGYNQGYDLGHDQGYRNGWQAGATSCSQAFQGTSIIIVTTNDQREHLQNCIESIYQYTPEPFEIIIIDNASTDDTESYLKSLTGKIRFKVFKSNLGFAGGTNQGLRMARGTTLLFLNNDTIVTKNWLSNMLACLHSNEKFGLVGPTTNYISGEQLVPTTYTSTEEMHRFAEQINRSNPSQWQVTGRLTGFCVLMRREMFEALGYLDEGFEIGNCEDDDYGFRARLMGYELVIAKDTFIHHVGSVSIKALGERFEEVYGKNLDFYSKKWGESHSLLAEVQRKLNGALATMNHFYPTGVVVRGVLPQPYWMENGIKRPIEGLSEALASSRVSQVDLRSWSLGDPIQIQEVLYRLEQLNSTATSAAPLQEGELAETPDHTVYQMKEGKMRRLNHWALTHWLLLERGKRQISYSELGSYEQGLPIIAPAVIVANNV
- a CDS encoding helix-turn-helix domain-containing protein, with translation MSEGHYTVLFKRHTGMTLTNYLHHYRIEKAKTLFVQAGLSAKEIAQKVDLQIIFTSVKPSKK
- a CDS encoding iron chelate uptake ABC transporter family permease subunit, producing the protein MHINNRLEKQSRTWLLLFLFSATFVLLVVGILCSLKWGAAPISWQALYEALTYNGQEKSHLYIQTLRLPRTITAFMVGIQLALARLLTQLVDKKSARFSARIRN
- a CDS encoding matrixin family metalloprotease, with protein sequence MCQFQAAKVELITKGNRGLNKYVAQTTTYKYIYPWIDNHTLHADIDINGSFAWSNNLTPNTYDVWDNMTHEFGHAAGLADQYGSGDSQKTMWGYSTYADRTRTTLDTDDINGIKALY
- a CDS encoding Yae1 family protein, giving the protein MSRHETENEDEDEGAEKRKTPTVKKTRLGGLKKRRIMKRTARPIRPAVHRGGYDQGFDKGYDKGYVEGFDKGFEDGFDHTYSVS
- a CDS encoding ketoacyl-ACP synthase III, yielding MTQSTFLHAAITAIGSYVPHKQLTNEDMAAMVDTNDEWIVQRTGIKARRIAEENEFTSHLCIKAVQDLVDRYEKVLDDVELIIVATHTPDLPFPSVACLIQAHFGIPATGAYDLNATCAGFTYALHTASGMIEAGLHRKVLVVGADSLSKITDYTDRSTCILFGDGAGAVLVERSDELPSYVAHHLGTDGTGGKHVYRTGLASELNGIPLAGEGKLVQNGREVYKFAVSTVPQGISALLEKSGLQKEDIDWFIPHSANLRIIESICEKSGIAFDKALYSLVHYGNTSAASIPLALDLGVKEGKVKSGDTLLLYGFGGGLTHAGLLVKWTL
- a CDS encoding PCYCGC domain-containing protein, with protein sequence MKSKLFILITAFLLTLSACGSKQEASHDEHSTSQDHVHNDIQEKTASAYALPTFLNSQRDEIRLVYQLAGNATDIIKWIPCYCGCGESSRHKSNLNCFIKEMNADGSVVWDDHGTRCGVCLQIAVESVKMKQEGKSLKEIRTIIDNTYKKGYAKPTDTPMPI
- a CDS encoding FecCD family ABC transporter permease, encoding MSTKNPLASPHVFGINAGASLAVVFGIVVVYHVSSTASVVFAFVGAAAGALLIGSLAGGGPNQYVRLALAGITVHFLLSSLTEGFILLNQHSSDSIMFWLVGSVSQAGWKEVRMILPFFAGGLLLLGCMLPSFRLLTMDDEFAAGLGQRVAVVRAIAILIVIVLSGSAVAICGPIGFICLIVPHIARALVGNKLPLLVPFTALLGGALLGGALLVYADFVSRFIAFPYESPVGIITSAIGAPFFIYLTRKKEGRSHEKRNLISSSIASAAGSSHCIHSLGNSFRIISRYLGKFTA
- a CDS encoding IS4 family transposase, whose amino-acid sequence is MIEQKLSIDQLPAEIKLAFQELKVIKHLNDAGFKKKFGFTCATLFRIIFVLLFQQKNWFRLLESPQGTNYPGKDAVYRFLNHSGYAWRRFLTLLSHETVHRMEHLTSDKRETAFIFDDSMFERNRSKAVEMLARFKDHATGAYYKGFRMLTMGWTDGHSFVPIDFALLSSNNSSINGIADGIDKRSSGYKRRKEALQSAPDNIAAMLDRAMAAGLSASYVLMDSWFTHAPLIQEMRNRELHVIGMVKNDRKRYLVDGHRICLNSLYSLAARIEGKNRHILRQIRTELAPGIPVMVVFVRHRSKKKEWLAILSTDLTLSASDIIRIYRMRWEIEVFFKCAKSLLRLQKEFQGRSYDLLISHTTIVFARYILLAWQHRQSTDQRTIGGLFYLLCDEVGTIDWVVALQQLVELMNEVATNVGKRISKLIHRQLHDWIAGLPSYIKVYLPISSCES
- a CDS encoding ABC transporter substrate-binding protein, with the translated sequence MIQMMKRTLCMLVIIVFAASLTACGQTSNIQSNAESQATQPPTETKTMGIISVQDAVGTVELPKRPERIVAMEFSFTDALVTLGIKPVGVADDNNPKLFMDAVISQIKDYTSVGSRYEPNIELISSLQPDLIIVDLNKHKNAIPQLNTIAPLLVLDDYQADYNQMLKNYEIIAKAVGMEEDGKKRLAKHQSKIEAAKKKLQNTNLSALPAVVNLKGFYAHSDHSYTGSFLAMLGFTDPVKNDASYPQLTLEQLAEANPQALILMPIEKENIEKQWESNPLWKKIDAVANNKVFYVERRDWSLSRGLIGSEKMAEDIVAHLGE
- a CDS encoding iron chelate uptake ABC transporter family permease subunit, encoding MLLVLAIASIRLGTVSVSFRDIWASLLHEPNKSMFIVNEIRLPRMFTGILAGFGLAAGGVILQSLVRNPLASPDVIGITKGAGFTAATVIFLFPKAPNYMLPAAAFVGAFAAFIILLLVSRRLTLAPASLALVGVAVGALFQAGTQYLIVNHPTDINMALLWMAGSLWGRRWDHVLSLLPWMAVLLPIVWRNYAKLDILQLGDETVTSLGVRIARQRFWLLLLAVSLAGISVSAVGAIGFVGLIAPHISRRIVGSRHQWLIPLAALIGADLMLFGDCLGRILIIPREVLLGAKVRDLRKQHGLSEEQLGEKTGFKFSYIGSLERGEANISLKNRKRQIAPTML